Proteins encoded by one window of Salmonirosea aquatica:
- a CDS encoding HlyD family secretion protein — MLNISRNRVNDEMVDKYQLHALGTLSTPKTARRFARWMQGIILMLVVILFLPWQQNISGTGSVTALSTQDRPQTVQNIVGGRIEAWYVQEGDYVKAGDTLAILSETKDEYIDPQVLPRIQEQIEAKKQGITGYENKVAALGQQLVALEDALGLSLNKARNKLKQSQMKVVSDSTDLVAVKINYEITKNRLGRYEEGYKSGLFSLTDLESRRLKAQEEAAKVVSQQNKLDIARQELLNARIELGSLQAEYREKLAKARSDRSSAISSQAEAASELSKLQNKYASVAIRQGNYVVRAPQSGYVVRAMKAGLGETIKEGETIATLQPENPAIAVELYVNPMDVALVSPGREVRLEFDGWPALQFAGWPGISVGTFGGKVAVIDRIGSANGKFRLLVRPKPGEEWPAAIRQGSGVYGWVMLSDVPIWYEIWRQLNGFPPNLNQSEIDKITTKSSADGKKK, encoded by the coding sequence ATGCTCAACATCTCCCGAAACCGAGTCAACGACGAAATGGTGGACAAGTACCAACTGCACGCATTGGGTACCTTGTCCACGCCCAAAACCGCCCGCCGGTTTGCCCGCTGGATGCAGGGGATAATCCTGATGCTGGTCGTGATCCTCTTCCTACCCTGGCAGCAGAACATTTCGGGCACGGGCAGCGTCACGGCGCTTTCTACCCAGGATCGGCCCCAGACTGTCCAGAACATCGTGGGAGGCCGCATCGAGGCCTGGTATGTGCAGGAAGGTGATTATGTCAAAGCCGGGGACACATTGGCCATCCTCTCCGAAACGAAAGACGAGTACATCGATCCCCAGGTACTTCCCCGGATACAGGAACAGATTGAAGCCAAGAAACAGGGCATAACGGGTTATGAAAACAAAGTAGCCGCCCTCGGTCAGCAGTTGGTTGCCTTGGAAGATGCTCTGGGTCTGAGCCTGAACAAAGCCCGGAATAAACTTAAACAGTCGCAGATGAAGGTAGTTAGCGATAGCACCGATTTGGTGGCGGTGAAGATTAATTACGAAATCACAAAAAACCGGCTAGGCCGCTACGAAGAGGGCTACAAATCGGGTCTTTTTTCTCTCACCGATTTAGAATCGAGGCGCTTGAAAGCTCAGGAAGAAGCAGCGAAGGTAGTTTCGCAACAAAACAAACTCGATATAGCACGCCAGGAACTCCTCAATGCCCGGATCGAACTGGGGTCATTGCAGGCCGAGTATCGGGAGAAATTGGCTAAAGCCCGTTCTGACCGTAGTTCGGCTATTTCAAGTCAGGCCGAAGCAGCGTCTGAATTATCTAAGCTGCAAAACAAATACGCCAGTGTGGCGATTCGACAGGGAAATTATGTGGTCAGGGCGCCCCAGTCGGGCTATGTGGTGCGCGCGATGAAGGCGGGGCTCGGCGAAACCATCAAAGAAGGCGAAACCATCGCGACGCTCCAGCCAGAAAACCCCGCAATAGCCGTGGAACTCTACGTAAATCCAATGGATGTAGCCCTGGTCTCACCAGGTCGCGAGGTGAGATTGGAATTCGACGGTTGGCCCGCTTTGCAATTTGCGGGCTGGCCGGGTATTTCAGTGGGTACCTTTGGTGGAAAAGTGGCCGTCATAGACCGCATCGGGAGTGCCAACGGTAAGTTCCGCTTGCTGGTACGACCCAAACCCGGCGAGGAATGGCCTGCCGCCATCCGTCAGGGGTCAGGGGTTTATGGCTGGGTGATGCTCTCCGACGTACCCATCTGGTACGAGATCTGGCGGCAATTGAACGGTTTCCCTCCCAATCTTAACCAAAGTGAGATTGACAAAATAACGACCAAGTCTTCGGCAGATGGAAAGAAAAAATAA
- a CDS encoding TolC family protein: MKTASKFILLFFWVHTAWGQDSLVFTYQTYYEQIVAHHPVIKLSGLITESAQRELLIARGGFDPKLEGSFDRKVYKAKEYFNRGDVFLKVPVWLGGADLKLGYDRNVGETLSDDIRTGPEGISYIGLTVPIGQGLFIDNRRTTLRQARLFQDVADAERVKMINKIVLTAAKDYWNWYFSYRQYALSAEFYKLADTRYRAVRQRTQLGEAAAIDTVEALVTLQDRQVMLQQSELELRNARLLLSNHLWGQDQLPRELPEAAIPQGTAGRIISAGELDTLLRMARQRHPELLKFEAKSQQLRLDERLGREMLKPTVNLQAATLYKGLSLNGTESNTGLFNLSNNYKFMVDLYFPIFLRKERGKLQQIRIKQMQNELEQKQVQREIANEIAAAFNDVKNLEAQILTQTRSLQNQEILLRLELQKFELGESSLFLVNSRESKLNEFKVKIESLRAKYEKALAVLLFASGVSSWDTF; the protein is encoded by the coding sequence ATGAAAACGGCCAGTAAATTCATCCTCTTGTTTTTCTGGGTCCATACCGCCTGGGGCCAGGATTCCCTGGTTTTTACCTACCAGACCTATTACGAACAGATTGTGGCCCACCACCCTGTGATCAAACTCAGCGGATTGATCACGGAATCAGCCCAGCGGGAACTGCTGATCGCCAGGGGTGGCTTCGACCCCAAACTCGAAGGCTCATTTGACCGCAAAGTGTACAAGGCCAAGGAGTACTTCAACCGGGGCGATGTTTTCCTGAAAGTACCCGTTTGGCTGGGAGGGGCCGATCTCAAACTCGGCTACGACCGCAACGTAGGCGAGACTCTCAGCGACGATATCCGCACCGGACCCGAAGGCATCTCTTACATAGGCCTGACCGTCCCCATCGGGCAGGGGCTGTTCATCGACAATCGCCGGACAACGCTCCGGCAGGCCCGCCTGTTTCAGGACGTGGCCGATGCAGAGCGGGTCAAAATGATTAACAAGATTGTCCTGACCGCCGCCAAAGACTACTGGAATTGGTACTTCTCCTACCGCCAATATGCGTTGTCCGCTGAATTCTATAAATTGGCCGACACTAGGTACCGCGCCGTCCGTCAACGTACCCAGTTGGGCGAGGCCGCTGCCATCGATACCGTGGAGGCTCTTGTCACATTGCAGGACCGTCAGGTGATGCTCCAGCAGTCGGAACTGGAACTCCGCAATGCCCGGCTGCTGCTTTCCAATCACCTGTGGGGACAGGACCAACTACCCCGAGAGCTACCCGAAGCAGCCATTCCGCAAGGTACGGCTGGACGAATTATCAGTGCAGGAGAACTCGACACCCTGCTGCGCATGGCACGACAGCGCCATCCTGAACTTCTCAAATTTGAGGCCAAGAGTCAGCAGCTTCGGCTCGATGAACGACTCGGCCGCGAAATGCTGAAACCTACCGTGAATCTACAAGCTGCTACGTTGTACAAAGGTCTTTCACTGAACGGCACCGAAAGCAATACGGGTCTGTTCAACCTGAGCAATAACTATAAATTCATGGTGGATCTCTACTTTCCCATCTTCCTAAGGAAAGAACGGGGAAAATTGCAGCAAATCCGGATCAAGCAGATGCAAAATGAGTTAGAGCAGAAGCAGGTACAACGGGAGATAGCCAATGAAATAGCCGCTGCCTTCAATGATGTCAAAAATCTGGAAGCTCAGATTCTGACGCAAACCAGATCCCTTCAGAATCAGGAAATACTCCTCAGGCTTGAATTACAAAAATTTGAGCTGGGTGAAAGCTCGCTTTTTCTGGTTAATAGCCGGGAATCAAAACTTAACGAATTCAAGGTCAAAATCGAGTCGCTGCGTGCCAAATACGAAAAAGCCCTGGCGGTTTTGCTATTTGCATCGGGTGTAAGTAGTTGGGATACGTTTTGA
- a CDS encoding TonB-dependent receptor, with protein sequence MLRILLIIFVTATTAFSQPLTSTLRGTVKDSDTGKPLAGASIQIMGSDQGTLTDTEGNFRFDQLSVGRYNLKITYLGYETVALPELLLESGKEKVVLVGLSQAGRQLEEAIVRSTRPIAFNSIQTITTEQTLRYAATYLDPARLTTSFPGVATSNDQANGLVIRGNSPNGMQWRLEGVEIVNPNHTSNAGTFSDRATQTGGGVNILSTQLLSDSYFLSGAFPAEYGNALSGVLDMRLRQGNNEKTEFTAQAGLIGFDLAAEGPFSKKSKASYLVNYRYSFTGLLAALGVSFGGEDISYQDLSFNISLPTQKGGDFTVFGMGGMSSNIFKASRDTSEWVYQKDGYDIDFKSKMGALGITHSIQLGAKTALKTVLVASALENSRTGYMHSMSNTDNRFLTEQDANTKTRLSFTTSLSHRFNASHLIKAGAFLTYQADSVKSIIRDEVSEGRLQGLIVQPYLSWQWKPVPRLTADIGLHYLHYTYNGTQSLEPRAALRFQANAMQSFSFSYGLHSQLQQPAVYLSVIQVGKGQDPQPNRKLAPTRAHHFVVGYQRNFSSSANLKVEAYLQNIFDVPVFAGDPTLVERPLPTFSTLNLVEGFVHLPLQNSGTGRNYGIEASYQKYLTHDFYLLVSGSLYNSTYVAGDGMRRSTRYNGNHTFSLTTGRELKTQKNGSWGLNARILWMGGFRDTPINVDASREQGTTVYALKDAFSLKMRDYFRPDLRIYWKKNHPGYSRTLALDIQNISGTQNEAYSYYDILQRQLVKKYQLGLIPILSYRWEF encoded by the coding sequence ATGTTAAGAATTCTATTGATTATTTTCGTCACCGCCACTACGGCTTTTTCCCAACCGCTCACTTCTACCCTGCGCGGTACTGTGAAAGACTCGGATACCGGCAAACCTCTGGCTGGAGCTTCTATTCAGATCATGGGGAGCGACCAGGGTACCTTAACCGATACTGAAGGAAATTTCCGATTCGACCAGCTTTCGGTCGGACGTTATAATCTAAAAATAACGTACCTCGGATACGAAACAGTCGCTCTCCCTGAGCTACTGCTGGAGTCAGGCAAGGAAAAGGTAGTATTAGTCGGCCTTAGCCAGGCGGGGCGTCAGCTGGAGGAAGCCATTGTGCGCAGCACCCGCCCGATCGCCTTCAACAGCATCCAGACCATTACGACCGAGCAGACTCTGCGGTACGCCGCAACCTACCTCGACCCCGCCCGACTGACTACCTCCTTCCCCGGCGTGGCCACCTCCAATGATCAGGCCAACGGGCTGGTGATTCGAGGGAACTCGCCCAACGGAATGCAGTGGCGGCTGGAAGGCGTCGAAATTGTGAACCCCAATCATACGTCCAATGCCGGTACCTTCAGCGACCGCGCCACCCAAACGGGTGGGGGAGTCAATATCTTGAGTACCCAGTTGCTGTCCGATTCATATTTTCTATCAGGAGCATTCCCCGCCGAATACGGAAATGCTTTGTCGGGGGTGCTGGATATGCGTCTCCGGCAGGGTAACAACGAAAAAACCGAGTTTACCGCCCAGGCCGGACTCATTGGTTTCGACCTGGCCGCCGAAGGGCCCTTTTCCAAAAAATCAAAGGCTTCCTACCTGGTCAATTACCGCTACTCGTTCACCGGACTGCTAGCGGCATTGGGGGTGAGTTTCGGTGGTGAAGACATCAGCTACCAGGATTTGTCTTTCAATATTTCACTGCCTACCCAAAAAGGCGGAGATTTTACCGTCTTTGGCATGGGGGGTATGAGTAGTAATATATTCAAAGCCAGCCGCGACACCAGCGAATGGGTCTATCAGAAAGATGGATACGATATTGATTTTAAAAGTAAAATGGGAGCCCTCGGTATAACCCATTCAATTCAGTTAGGTGCAAAAACCGCCTTGAAAACGGTACTGGTAGCCTCTGCCTTGGAAAATTCCCGGACGGGCTACATGCATTCGATGTCCAATACCGACAACCGGTTCCTGACTGAACAGGATGCCAATACCAAAACCCGACTGTCTTTCACCACCTCCCTTAGTCACAGATTCAACGCCAGCCATTTAATTAAAGCGGGAGCTTTTCTTACTTACCAGGCGGACAGTGTAAAATCGATTATCCGGGACGAGGTTTCGGAGGGCAGACTTCAGGGCCTCATCGTGCAACCCTACCTGTCGTGGCAGTGGAAGCCTGTCCCGCGGCTTACGGCCGACATTGGCCTGCATTATCTGCATTATACCTACAATGGCACCCAATCTCTGGAACCCCGAGCAGCCCTTCGTTTCCAGGCGAATGCCATGCAGTCTTTCAGTTTCTCCTACGGTCTGCACAGTCAATTGCAGCAGCCAGCGGTTTATCTTTCGGTAATTCAAGTCGGCAAGGGCCAGGACCCTCAACCCAACCGGAAACTGGCCCCTACCCGCGCGCACCATTTCGTCGTGGGCTATCAGCGGAATTTCAGTAGTTCGGCCAATCTGAAAGTAGAGGCGTACTTGCAAAATATCTTCGATGTACCCGTTTTTGCCGGCGATCCCACACTCGTTGAGCGTCCCCTACCGACGTTCTCGACGCTGAATCTGGTGGAAGGATTTGTGCATCTACCCCTCCAAAATTCTGGAACAGGCCGCAATTACGGGATAGAAGCCAGCTATCAGAAGTACCTGACCCACGATTTTTATCTGCTGGTATCAGGTTCGCTCTATAACTCCACCTACGTGGCAGGGGATGGCATGCGACGAAGTACCCGCTACAACGGAAACCATACGTTCAGCCTCACTACCGGCCGCGAGCTCAAAACGCAGAAAAACGGTAGCTGGGGTTTGAATGCAAGGATACTGTGGATGGGCGGTTTTCGTGACACCCCCATCAACGTGGATGCCTCCCGGGAGCAGGGTACCACCGTCTATGCCCTGAAAGATGCGTTTAGTCTTAAAATGAGGGATTATTTTCGGCCTGATCTCCGTATTTATTGGAAGAAAAACCACCCGGGATATAGCCGTACCCTCGCCCTGGACATCCAGAATATCAGCGGTACCCAAAACGAAGCGTACAGTTATTATGACATTCTGCAACGCCAGCTCGTTAAAAAGTATCAACTGGGTCTGATTCCTATTCTGAGCTACCGATGGGAGTTTTAG